A region of the Pseudomonas anguilliseptica genome:
CGCTGCGCCTGACCACGGGCTTCCGGCACCACGCCATTGGCGTAGGTTTCCGCCTGATTCTTCTCACGCTGCTCGTCTTCACGGGCGCGAATCACGTCATCGAAGGCTTCCTGCACTTCACGCGGCGCCGCCGCACTCTGCAGGTTGACCTGAGTAACCGTGATACCGGTGCGGTAGTTGTCGAGGAAACGCTGCAAACGCTCCTTGACCTCGCTGGCCATCAGCTCACGACCCTCGGTCAGCACCTGATCCATCTCGGTAGAACCCACGACGTGACGCACGGCACTGTCGGTCGCATGCTGCAGACTGACTTCCGGCTGATCAACGTTGAGGACGAAATCCTGCAAGTTGCTGACCCGGTACTGCACGGTCAACGGCACTTCGATGATGTTTTCGTCCTCGGTCAACATCTGCCCCTGCTTGCTGTAAGCACGCTCGCGGGTGACGTTTTCCTGAAACTTGCGATCAATCGGCGGGAAATAGATATTCAGGCCCGGGCCGACTGTTTCGTAGTACTTGCCGAAGCGCAGCACCACAGCCTGCTCCTGCTCATCAACGACATAGATCGCGCTGTACAGCCAGACTGCAGCCAGCAGCCCCAGGCCCACGAACAGCAGGCCGAAACCGCCGCCATTGCCCGAGCCAGTTTCACTGCCTCGTTTCTTGCCGCCACCGAACAGCCCATTCAGGCTCTCCTGCAGCTTGCGGAAGGCCTCATCGATATCCGGCGGCCCCTTGCGATCACCGTTCTTACGGCCACCCCACGGGTCCTGATTATTCGAGTTGCCACCCGGCTCATTCCAAGCCATAGCGCTCTCCATCTGATAAAGCAAAGACGCGCCCACGGCGCGCCCGCCAATGCTACAGAATGCATGCAACCAGCGGCAAAGTCGCTGATGCAGGCTTTATTGCAAAGTGTGTTGCTCGATAAATTCCTGCGGCTGCAGCCCTTCACGACTGACCAGCCGATTCAGCTCAATGCGCGGCAAACGCACGGCCAACAGACTACTACCGTCCTCGGCATGCGACTCGCTCTGCACCGCACCCAAGGCGAAGAACTGTGCGCGCAAACGCCCCAGGCGCTGCGGCAACTGCAATGTAGCGACAAACAGATCATCGCCCAACAACTCGGCTATAGCCTGACGCAACAACGGCAAACCACGCCCATCACGCGCCGACAGCCAGACCCGCTGCGGCTTGCCATCGGCATCGCGCTGAATCTGCGGCTCCACGCCCTCAAGCAAATCGAGCTTGTTATACACCTCAAGCATCGGCAGCTCATGGGCACCAATCTCGCCCAGCACCGCCAACACCTGCTCGATCTGCTGATCGCGCTCGGGCTCGTGGGCGTCGATCACGTGCAGCAGCAGATCGGAATTGCTCGACTCCTCAAGGGTCGCACGGAATGCCTCGACCAGCTTGTGCGGCAAATGCCGGATAAACCCCACAGTATCGGCGAGCACAATCGGACCCAGGTCATCCAGATCCAGACGGCGAAGGGTGGGATCAAGGGTGGCGAACAGCTGATCGGCTGCGTAAACATCCGAGGTGGTCAGCGCATTGAACAGAGTCGACTTGCCGGCGTTGGTGTAACCCACCAGCGATACCGAAGGAATATCCGCACGCTGGCGGCCGCGCCGCGCCTGCTCACGCTGACTGCGCACCTTTTCCAGCTTCTGCTTGATCTGACGAATCCGCACGCGCAACAGGCGGCGATCAGTTTCCAGCTGGGTTTCACCCGGACCGCGCAGACCGATACCACCCTTCTGCCGCTCAAGGTGAGTCCAGCCGCGCACCAGTCGCGTACTCATGTGGTCGAGCTGGGCTAGCTCGACCTGCAACTTGCCTTCATGGGTGCGCGCCCGCTGAGCAAAAATGTCGAGGATCAGACCGGTACGGTCCAATACTCGACACTCGAAAGCACGCTCAAGGTTACGCTCCTGACTGGGCGTGAGGACGTGATTGAAGATAACCAGATCAGCCTCGGCGGCTTTGACCTGATCACGCAGCTCTTCAACTTTGCCACTGCCGATCAGGTACTTGGCCGTCAGCCGATTGCTCGGAACACTAAGGAACGCGACAGTTTCAGCACCGGCCGAGATGGCCAGCTCCTGAAACTCCTGCGGATCCTCGCGCGCCTCGGAATTTTGGCCGTCCAGATGTACCAGAATGGCCCGCTCTCCACCTTCATGGCGCTCGAAGAACAATGCAGCCTCCTAAATCAGGCGTTACCAGGCTCAGCTTCAGCTTGCTCGGTTTCGCTGGCGCTCGGCAGACGCACCGGACGGCTAGGCACTACAGTGGAAATGGCGTGTTTATAGACCATCTGGCTGACAGTGTTTTTCAGCAAAATCACGAACTGGTCGAAAGATTCGATCTGGCCTTGCAGCTTGATGCCGTTAACCAAATAAATAGAAACCGGGACGCGTTCCTTACGCAAGGTATTCAGGTAAGGGTCTTGTAGCGAATGCCCTTTTGACATGTGCCGCACTCCTTTAAGGATCAATTTTCAATAATTTTTAGTAAACCAACGAACGGCTTAAAGCCGTCACCCCCCAAGGATAGACGGCCAACGGCAAGGTCTCAGGTCAATATGGAGACCGCTGCCAGGTATTTCAAGGCACGCGGCAGATTGTCGCAGTCGGCGCTATCTAGCAAGTGCACATCCTGCTGCCAACCACGTAACCAGGTGAACTGTCGCTTGGCCAGCTGGCGCGTGGCGATAATGCCGCGCTCCTGCATCTGCTCGGCGTCGAGGTTGCCGCCCAGATAATCCCAGACTTGGCGATAACCCACCGCCCGTATAGACGGTAGACCAACGTGCAAGTCACTTCGCTGACGCAGGCGTTCGACCTCGGCAACCAGCCCCTGTTCCAACATCAGGCGAAATCGCAGGGCAATTCGCTCGTGCAACAGCTGCCTTTGTGCCGGAGCAATGGCCAATTGCGCCACAGTATAGGGGAATTGGCGCGCAGCCGATGCGCCAGCAGCAGTATTTTCTGCCGCCTGGCGCTGACGATGAACGGTCATGCTTTGCCCGCTGACATGATAGACCTCAAGGGCGCGAATCAAGCGCTGCGGGTCATTGGGATGGATACGCGCAGCCGATTCCGGATCGACTGCACGCAGCTCGGCATGCAGCACTTCCCAACCTTCGGCCTGGGCGCGCGCCTCCAACTCCGCCCGCAACGCCGCATCGGCACTGGGCATGTCGGCAAGACCTTCCAGTAACGCCTTGAAATACAACATGGTGCCGCCCACCAATAGCGGAATACGCCCGCGCGCGGTGATTTCAGCCATGGCAGCCAGGGCATCGGCACGGAATTCGGCCGCCGAATAGCTTTCGGCCGGGTCACGGATATCGATTAGGCTATGAGGGAACTCGGCCAGCGTGGCCTTATCCGGCTTGGCAGTGCCGATGTCCATGTCACGGTAGATCAAGGCAGAGTCGACGCTGATCAACTCGCACGGCAGCACCCGCGCCAGCTCGATGGCAAGATCGGTTTTGCCGGCTGCGGTCGGCCCCATCAGGAAGATCGCCGGGGGCAGGCACTCGGACATGCTTATAACTCTCTAAATGGCACGGTGCTTAGCAGGCCATTGAAAATGTAGGCGAGGCGGCCGAGACAAGGTGAAAACAGGCGAAAAGCGGAGTTTACTGCTGTAAATGAGCATTTTGAGCCTGATTTTAACGCCGTATCGGCAACGCAGGTAGTTTTCAACGGCCGGCTAGCGGCCGCGCAGGAACAGCTTGTCCAGGTCATCCATGCCCATCTGCGTCCAGGTCGGACGCCCATGATTGCACTGACCACTGCGCTCGGTGTGCTCCATATCGCGCAGCAAGGCGTTCATTTCCGGCAGGGTCAGGCGCCGGTTGGCGCGCACGGCACCGTGACAGGCCATGGTGCCGAGCAGCTCATTGAGGTGCGCCTGAATCCGGTCGGTAGTGCCGTATTCGAGCAAATCACCCAGCACATCCTGAACCAGGCGGGTCGCTTCGGCCTGTTTGAGCAACGCTGGAATCTGGCGAATTGCCAGGGTTTCTGGGCCCAAGCGCTGTAATTCAAAGCCAAGCCTCTGGAACCACTCGGCATGCTCTTCGGCGCAATCAGCTTCACGCTGACTCACCGCAATCGACTCTGGCACCAGCAGTGGCTGGCCACGCAGGCCTTCGCTGGCCATGGCAACTTTAAGCCGCTCGTAGGTGATGCGCTCATGGGCGGCATGCATATCCACCACCACCAGGCCTTGCAGGTTCTCGGCGAGGATATAGATACCCTTGAGCTGGGCAATCGCGTAACCCAGCGGTGGAATATCCCCTTGCGCATCCGGCAGGGCCGCTGGCGCCTGCGTATTGGCCAGCGGAGTGAAATATTCGCGGTACGCCCCTTGAGCCTCGGCAGCCGGCAACGGGGTTTCCGGGCGGTAGCCCTGATAGCCGGCACCCGGCGAACGCCAGACGGATGCATTGGGCGCAGGCTCAAGCAGACTGGCGGCCAAGCCGATTTCACCCTGCGGGCCAAACTCGCCAGCCGCCTGCCCCGTAGGGCGCACCATCTCTGCCACCGCCGCCGGAGCAGCGAGTTGATCCTCGGGACGAACCTCACCCAAGGCTCGGTGCAGCGTGCCGTAGAGAAAGTCATGCACCATGCGGCCATCACGGAAGCGCACTTCGTGCTTGGTCGGGTGCACGTTGACGTCAACCACCGACGGGTCAATTTCCAGAAACAGCACAAAGGTCGGATGACGACCATTGAACAGCACGTCACGGTAGGCCTGGCGCACCGCGTGGGCAACCAGCTTGTCGCGCACCATGCGACCATTCACATAGAAATACTGCAGATCCGCCTGACTACGGGAAAACGTCGGCAAGCCCACCCAGCCCCACAGGTGCAGGCCGTTGCGCTCGATATCAATCGGCAGCGCCTGCTCGAGAAACGCCGGGCCACAAACCGAGGCCACCCGCCGCGCGCGGCTCTGTTCATCCGGCGCCTCATGCAGGCCGAGCACAGTCTTGCCGTTGTGGCGCAGGTGGAAGGCCACGTCAAAGCGCGCCAGGGCCAGGCGCTTGATCACTTCCTGCAGGTGATCGAACTCGGTCTTTTCAGTCTTGAGAAACTTGCGCCGCGCCGGGGTATTGAAGAACAGGTCACGCACTTCCACCGAAGTGCCGACCGGATGCGCCGCAGGCTGAACCCGCGGCTGCATATCGCGGCCTTCGGTCTCCACCTGCCAAGCCTGCTCGGCACCTTCGGTGCGCGAAGTCAGGGTCAGACGCGCGACGGAGCTGATCGAGGCCAGCGCCTCACCGCGAAAGCCCAGGCTCATCACCTGCTCGAGGTCTTCCAGCTCGCGGATCTTACTCGTAGCGTGGCGGGCCAGCGCCAGGGGCAAGTCGTCCGGGGAGATACCACTGCCGTTGTCGCGCACTTTGAGCAACTTGACGCCGCCCTGCTCAACATCCACCTCAATGCGTTTGGCGCCGGAGTCCAGGCTGTTTTCCAGCAGCTCCTTGATTACCGAGGCCGGACGTTCGACCACCTCACCGGCAGCAATCTGGTTCGCCAGCCGCGGGCTGAGCAGCTGGATACGCGCGGCTTCACTCATGGCTGCGCAGCCAAAGCAGTGGCGGGAACCTGCAGACGCTGACCGACCTTGATCACATCGCTTTTCAGCGAGTTGGTACTACGCAGCACGGCCAGGCTGACCTGATAGCGCTGCGCAATCAGCGCCAGACTTTCGCCGGAGCTGACCACATGCTCGCGTGGACCGAGGGCAATCTTGCCGTTGTCACGCAGCCAGGCCACGTGAGTACCAGGCGGCGGATTTTCATGGAAGAACTGCCGCACGCCCGTAACGATCGAGCGCGCCAGCGCTTGCTGATGGCTGGCACTAGACAGCTTGCGGGCCTCATTGGGGTTGGAGATAAATCCGGTTTCCACGAGGATCGACGGAATATCCGGCGACTTCAGCACCATAAAGCCGGCCTGCTCCACCCGCCGTTTATGCAGCGGCGTCACCCGCCCCATATTGCCCAGCACCTTGTTGCCGACGTTCAGGCTGGATGACAGCGAGGCAGTCATCGATAGATCAAGCAATACCCCGGCAAGCATCTTGTCCTTGTCGTCCAGGCTGACGTTGCCGGCGCCACCGATCAGGTCCGACTGGTTTTCCGCATCTGCCAGCCAACGCGCGGTCTCCGAGGTGGCACCGCGATCTGACAGGGCATACACCGACGCACCGAATGCAGCGGCACGCGGCGCAGCATCGGCATGGATGGAAACAAACAGATCGGCGCCCTTCTTGCGGGCAATCTCGGTGCGCTTGCGCAGCGGGATAAAGTAGTCGCCCGCGCGCACCAATTCGGCGCGGAAGCCCTTCTCGGCATTGATCTGCCGCTGCAGCTCCTTGGAAATAGCCAGGGTCACATGCTTTTCATACTGGCCTTTGACCGGCGACAGTGCGCCCGGGTCTTCGCCGCCGTGGCCGGCGTCGATGGCAATCACGATATCGCGCTTGCCATTGGGCACTGGCGTCAGCTTCGGCGGGGCCTGTGTCGGCGTTACCGGCACCTGGGGGGCAGTGGCTACAGGGGTAGCAGGTAGATTGGGGGCCGCGCCGCTTTCCTGGTCAAACAGATCGACCACCAGACGATGGCCGTACTGCTGATTGGGCGCCAG
Encoded here:
- the hflX gene encoding ribosome rescue GTPase HflX, whose translation is MFFERHEGGERAILVHLDGQNSEAREDPQEFQELAISAGAETVAFLSVPSNRLTAKYLIGSGKVEELRDQVKAAEADLVIFNHVLTPSQERNLERAFECRVLDRTGLILDIFAQRARTHEGKLQVELAQLDHMSTRLVRGWTHLERQKGGIGLRGPGETQLETDRRLLRVRIRQIKQKLEKVRSQREQARRGRQRADIPSVSLVGYTNAGKSTLFNALTTSDVYAADQLFATLDPTLRRLDLDDLGPIVLADTVGFIRHLPHKLVEAFRATLEESSNSDLLLHVIDAHEPERDQQIEQVLAVLGEIGAHELPMLEVYNKLDLLEGVEPQIQRDADGKPQRVWLSARDGRGLPLLRQAIAELLGDDLFVATLQLPQRLGRLRAQFFALGAVQSESHAEDGSSLLAVRLPRIELNRLVSREGLQPQEFIEQHTLQ
- the mutL gene encoding DNA mismatch repair endonuclease MutL, with product MSEAARIQLLSPRLANQIAAGEVVERPASVIKELLENSLDSGAKRIEVDVEQGGVKLLKVRDNGSGISPDDLPLALARHATSKIRELEDLEQVMSLGFRGEALASISSVARLTLTSRTEGAEQAWQVETEGRDMQPRVQPAAHPVGTSVEVRDLFFNTPARRKFLKTEKTEFDHLQEVIKRLALARFDVAFHLRHNGKTVLGLHEAPDEQSRARRVASVCGPAFLEQALPIDIERNGLHLWGWVGLPTFSRSQADLQYFYVNGRMVRDKLVAHAVRQAYRDVLFNGRHPTFVLFLEIDPSVVDVNVHPTKHEVRFRDGRMVHDFLYGTLHRALGEVRPEDQLAAPAAVAEMVRPTGQAAGEFGPQGEIGLAASLLEPAPNASVWRSPGAGYQGYRPETPLPAAEAQGAYREYFTPLANTQAPAALPDAQGDIPPLGYAIAQLKGIYILAENLQGLVVVDMHAAHERITYERLKVAMASEGLRGQPLLVPESIAVSQREADCAEEHAEWFQRLGFELQRLGPETLAIRQIPALLKQAEATRLVQDVLGDLLEYGTTDRIQAHLNELLGTMACHGAVRANRRLTLPEMNALLRDMEHTERSGQCNHGRPTWTQMGMDDLDKLFLRGR
- the miaA gene encoding tRNA (adenosine(37)-N6)-dimethylallyltransferase MiaA — encoded protein: MSECLPPAIFLMGPTAAGKTDLAIELARVLPCELISVDSALIYRDMDIGTAKPDKATLAEFPHSLIDIRDPAESYSAAEFRADALAAMAEITARGRIPLLVGGTMLYFKALLEGLADMPSADAALRAELEARAQAEGWEVLHAELRAVDPESAARIHPNDPQRLIRALEVYHVSGQSMTVHRQRQAAENTAAGASAARQFPYTVAQLAIAPAQRQLLHERIALRFRLMLEQGLVAEVERLRQRSDLHVGLPSIRAVGYRQVWDYLGGNLDAEQMQERGIIATRQLAKRQFTWLRGWQQDVHLLDSADCDNLPRALKYLAAVSILT
- a CDS encoding N-acetylmuramoyl-L-alanine amidase, giving the protein MGLAMRIGARFIAIGVALVALVADVMAASDVRSVRLWRAPDNTRLVFDLSGPVQHSVFLLSAPNRIVIDVSGAKLATSFDQLTLSNTPITGVRSAQRTPDDLRVVIDLSAAVTPKSFTLAPNQQYGHRLVVDLFDQESGAAPNLPATPVATAPQVPVTPTQAPPKLTPVPNGKRDIVIAIDAGHGGEDPGALSPVKGQYEKHVTLAISKELQRQINAEKGFRAELVRAGDYFIPLRKRTEIARKKGADLFVSIHADAAPRAAAFGASVYALSDRGATSETARWLADAENQSDLIGGAGNVSLDDKDKMLAGVLLDLSMTASLSSSLNVGNKVLGNMGRVTPLHKRRVEQAGFMVLKSPDIPSILVETGFISNPNEARKLSSASHQQALARSIVTGVRQFFHENPPPGTHVAWLRDNGKIALGPREHVVSSGESLALIAQRYQVSLAVLRSTNSLKSDVIKVGQRLQVPATALAAQP
- the hfq gene encoding RNA chaperone Hfq; this translates as MSKGHSLQDPYLNTLRKERVPVSIYLVNGIKLQGQIESFDQFVILLKNTVSQMVYKHAISTVVPSRPVRLPSASETEQAEAEPGNA
- the hflK gene encoding FtsH protease activity modulator HflK, yielding MAWNEPGGNSNNQDPWGGRKNGDRKGPPDIDEAFRKLQESLNGLFGGGKKRGSETGSGNGGGFGLLFVGLGLLAAVWLYSAIYVVDEQEQAVVLRFGKYYETVGPGLNIYFPPIDRKFQENVTRERAYSKQGQMLTEDENIIEVPLTVQYRVSNLQDFVLNVDQPEVSLQHATDSAVRHVVGSTEMDQVLTEGRELMASEVKERLQRFLDNYRTGITVTQVNLQSAAAPREVQEAFDDVIRAREDEQREKNQAETYANGVVPEARGQAQRLIEDASGYRDEVVSRAQGEADRFTALVTEYRKAPEVTRERLYLDTMQELMSNTSKVLVTGDKGQNNLLYLPLDKMIDGRSSSAPSSISGSASTADAGSRVTIDPRQVELRTRESR